Proteins from a single region of bacterium:
- a CDS encoding ABC transporter substrate-binding protein, with amino-acid sequence MRRLAIICLVLAAAIAPQIAAAASTGTPSREHAPARIVSMAPSITELLFALGVGERVVGVTDWCRHPAEVRDLPRIGGHVDPNLEAVVALRPDLVVV; translated from the coding sequence ATGCGCCGTCTCGCGATCATCTGTCTGGTCCTGGCCGCCGCGATCGCCCCCCAGATCGCGGCGGCCGCGTCTACCGGAACCCCGTCGCGCGAGCATGCCCCCGCGCGTATTGTCTCCATGGCGCCGAGCATCACGGAACTGCTCTTCGCCCTGGGCGTGGGCGAGCGCGTGGTCGGCGTCACCGACTGGTGCCGCCATCCCGCCGAGGTCCGCGACCTGCCGCGCATCGGCGGCCACGTGGATCCCAATCTCGAAGCCGTCGTGGCGCTGCGGCCCGATCTGGTGGTGGTCGA